DNA from Desulfarculus baarsii DSM 2075:
GGAGCCCCGGGCCGACATGGGCCGGCTGGTGGTTTGGTTCGCCGAGGGCAATCTGGACCTGCTGGGCCTGCGCATTGTCAGCATGGTGGGCAACATCAACCAATACGGCTTCAGCAACCAGCGCTACAATCCCGACACGTCGGCGGGGCACTTCGCCTATCAGCCGCCCGAGGGTTGGCGGGTCTTCGACCAGCGGCCGGTGCAACGGCGCATGGAAAAGGGCCGTAGCGAATAGACCTTCATTCCAGCAGGTCGGCGATGGTGCGCAGCAGGCGGCCCACCGGACGGGCGTTGGCCAGTTGGTGGTTGTAGCACAGCGTCAGCGGCATGAGGCCGTCGACTGGCATGCCGGGATAGAGGGCCATGCTGTGGGCCGGGGTGTAGCAAAGGTCGTCGACGCCCGCCAGCCAGAGCATCGAGACGAAAAGCGGCGCGTTGTGACGGACGTATTGGGCCGGATAGACCCCGCTCAGGCGGCGTAGCACATAGTCGGCCTCGGGCCAGAGGCGGGCCATCAACGACGGCGGGGCCTCGTCCTGGCCCCGGCCGGCGCGCAGCAGCTCGATCACGCGCCCTTGGCTCATCTCGTGGGCGGCCTGGATCACCACGCCCGTGCACGATGTGTCGGCGTTTTCCAGAAAGGCGCAGACCTTGGGCGGCAGGCCGGCCCAGCGCAGCCTTCCCCAAAACGTATAAAAATTCAGCCGCGGATGCAGCAAAAGCGCCGCCGAGGCCGCCCGGCAGACCGCCGCCAGCATCGGCCAGGGCTGATCTTGCGCGCGGGCCAGGGCCGGGCGCAAGCGGGCGTTGGCTCGCATGCACACGCCGTGGGCCGTCTCGGGAGCGCGCCACCAGGTGCGCCGGGGCAACTCGCCCTGGCCTGGGGCGATGGGCAGAGGTACAATTTTATGATAAGCGTTCATGGCGAGGCTAAATCTGCCACAAGGAGCGGCCCTTGGACACCACAAAAATCATCGGTCAAGCCAGATCCATGGCCCAGCGCTTTTCCGGCGGCCTCAAGCGCCAGTTGCGCCTGCCTGTTTTCGATTTCGACGATTTCCTCGACGTTTACGACTTGCCGGCCAACGGCCTGGGCCTGAGCCAATATCGTGATCACTGCCGTCGCACGTGGTACCTGATGCAGTTTCTGCGCCAAGCCGGCGTGGAGCCCCAGGCGGTGGCCGTGGGCGGCCAGGCCTTTGCCCGGTGGGCCCAGGCCACGGGCCAGGACCTCTCCGACGGTCACGGCCGGGCCCACGCCGTGGGCGATTTTGTCAACGATCCGGCCCACGCGCCGTCCCAATGCCAGCACGTCAGCCCCATGGCCTCGCTGGCGGTGGGCTCGGCCCTGGCCACCATCAGCCTGCTGGGCGAAAGCCCCGATCAGCCCGAGGTGGTCGGCGTGGCCCTGCACCTGCGTGACGGCCAGGTGCTGGAGGTCTTCAACGTCCTGACTTGCGATCACACGCCCGAGCAGGCCTGGGGCATGGTCAGCGGCTTTTTGGATGGCCGCAAGCCGCGCCGCGTTTTTCAGGACCAGACCGTGCGCCGGCCGGAGTTCTGCCCCGATTGCGGCGAGCTGCTGTGCAACGTGGCCTCGTCCCGCGACGTGGAGCAGGCCCTGGGCCCGGCCTGATAATTGTTTTTGGCGTGATGGGCTTTGACAAACATGGCGTCGTTCGACGATCATTTACTGGTAACGTGAAGCTGACGACGGCCATGCGCCTCGGGGCCGCGGCGGGAGAGTTTGGCCATGGCGGATAATCTGGAAAAAATCGTCCTCGACGCCCTCGACGCCGAGGAACCCAACATCCTGCGGGCGGCCTGCCTGCTCAGCGGCTCCATGGGCCTCAAGGAGGCCGAGCGTGGCCTGATCAAGGCCCTGGGCCACAAGGCCTGGCAGATCCAGGCCGAGGCGGCCAAGTCGCTGGGCCTGCTGCTGCTGCCGGGGGCGTTGCCGTTTTTGCGGCGCTTGCTCAAGGCATCCGACGCCGATCTGCGCCAGAAAGTCCTGGCCGCCGCCGCCGGGGCCAAGGAGCCGCCCTCCGAGGCCGGCGACGAGACCCACCCCGAGGTGCGTAAGGCCGCCGCCGTGGCTATCAGCCGCATCCAGCCCGGCGTGGCCCAGGAGGCCCTGCGGGCGGCCCTGGCCAGCGGTCAGGCCAACCTGATGGGCGCGGCCATGAGCGGCCTGGCCAACCTGGAAGTGACCGATATCGCCCAAAACGTCATCGAGCTGACGGCCAACGAAGACGTGGCCGTGCGCCGCGCCGCCGCGGCCTGCCTGGGCCGCCTGCGCGAGATCAAGGCCGTGCCGCGCCTGGTGCAGCTGCTGCAAGACTCCGACGCCGGCGTGCGCAAGGAAGCCGTCATCGCCCTCAACCACATCAAGAGCCGCGACGCCCTGGCCCCCCTGGCCGCCTGCCTGGACGACAACGACGCCGAGGTGCGCCGCGTGACGGCCATAGCCCTGGGCAACACCCGCCTGCGCCTGAACGAGATCGTCCAACCCCTGATCCACGCGCTCAGGGACCGCGACGCCTCGGTGCGCCAGGCCGCCTTGATGGCCCTGTCCAACATCAAGGCCCCCGAGGCCCTGGAGGCCGCCGCCAGCCTGCTGGCCGACACCCATGACGAGGTGCGCAAGCAGGCCGGGGCCACCACCGTGGTGCTGGCCTTCGCCAAGGAACGCCCCGAGTACGACCCCGGCCACATTTAGGCCGGCCCGCCGGCGCGCGGGGGGCGGCGGTCGTGCAAAGCGCTTTTTCGGCGTGGGCCCAGGTCGTTGGCCGCCAATCCGGCCCGACAGCGGCCCGGGGCGAATCTTTCATACGACGTATTAGTCATTCCTAATAAATTCATAAAATCCAAAAAAACAATCACCGCGTTCAATAACCAGAGCCAAGCCGCTGCTATGTTCGCTCCATTGAGGCGTCAGGAGGCCGTTGGGCGGATGGGCGACGCCGTCGGCGCGTGGGGCGATCGCGCCGGCGCGACGCCGCGCCAAACGGTTCGGTATTGCCTGCGCGACGCCGCCATCGTGTTTTTTCGCCATGGGAAGGGAGCGAGGAAGTGCCAAGGAAAACATGCGGAGCGATGTTGGTTGCGCTGATGCTTTGGGCCGCGGTGGGCGGCGGCCTGGCCGTGGCCGCCGAGGATGCGGCCGCGCCGGCGGATCAACAAGCGCACGAGTTGGAGGCGGTGATGGTCACCGCCGATAAAACCACCAGCAAGGACGTCAACGATCTGCCCATGAGCGTTTCGGTTATCGACGAGGAGGAGCTAGGCGACTATCAGATCGACCAGGTCGATCAGCTCACCAATTTTCTGCCCAACGTCAATTATCTCAAAACAGGCAGTCATTGGACGGAGGTCAGCTTCCGCGGCATGGGGGCCATGAGCAACATGGTCTACACCAGCTATTCCAGCCTGGACGGCGTCTCCCTGCCCTACGTGGGCAGCGACGCCTTTTTCGACGTGCAGCGCATCGAAGTGGTGCGCGGCGGCGTGGGCTCGCTCTTTGGCCGCAACACCCACGCCGGCCACCTCAACATCATCACCAACGATCCCGGCGACACGCTCAACGCCCACGCCACGGCCCGCTACGGCAGCTTCAACACCTATGAAGTCGACGGCGCGGTGGGCGGCCCGGTCAACGAGAAGGTGGGCTTCCGGCTGGCGGCCCGGTACTCCGGCACGGACGGCTGGATCGAAAATGATTATTATAATCGAGACGACACCAACGACGGCAGCCAAGCCTCCGGTCGGGCCAAGGTCGTTTTCAGCCCCAGCGATGCCTGCGACGCCACCTTCTCGCTCAACCTCGACCGCTTCGACTCGGCCAACGACAACTACGCCAACGTCGACGGCGGCGGCACAATCCACACCCTCAACAACCTCTTGGGCCATGACAAC
Protein-coding regions in this window:
- a CDS encoding HEAT repeat domain-containing protein, with product MADNLEKIVLDALDAEEPNILRAACLLSGSMGLKEAERGLIKALGHKAWQIQAEAAKSLGLLLLPGALPFLRRLLKASDADLRQKVLAAAAGAKEPPSEAGDETHPEVRKAAAVAISRIQPGVAQEALRAALASGQANLMGAAMSGLANLEVTDIAQNVIELTANEDVAVRRAAAACLGRLREIKAVPRLVQLLQDSDAGVRKEAVIALNHIKSRDALAPLAACLDDNDAEVRRVTAIALGNTRLRLNEIVQPLIHALRDRDASVRQAALMALSNIKAPEALEAAASLLADTHDEVRKQAGATTVVLAFAKERPEYDPGHI